A genomic segment from Lignipirellula cremea encodes:
- a CDS encoding NAD-dependent succinate-semialdehyde dehydrogenase, giving the protein MSLPAPGRMFINGKWCDAADGKTLEVINPATEQVLAEVACGGRQETKAALEAAAAAFPAWKKRTAWERAAVLKRAAEKIRNRVDEIARTLTLEQGKPLAESQGEIRQAADTFEWFAEEAKRNYGRLIPESLPGRRHLTVSHPVGVVGTITPFNFPVTLQARKMAPALAAGCTVVAKPASQTPLSLIQLFECLAEAEFPDGVVNMVIGSAKEISAEFLENPICRKISFTGSTPVGKELMRGCADQVKHISLELGGHAPFIVCPDADPEIAAKIAVTGKFRNNGQVCICPTRFYVHSELAEPFAEAAVRLAGNLKLGNGLDEGVEIGPMFEASALEKTIGLVDDARSKGAQVLSGGQRSQKFQQGYFYEPTVLSHLSPDSRMLEEEPFAPVMPLIDFDNLDDVIAAANNTRYGLAAYAFTNDLSTAWRLAEGLEAGIIGINDPAPTMVQCPFGGMKESGLGRELGREGLEAYLETKYVSMAIH; this is encoded by the coding sequence GATGCGGCCGACGGCAAAACGCTGGAGGTCATCAATCCGGCCACCGAACAGGTGCTGGCCGAAGTCGCCTGCGGTGGACGCCAGGAAACCAAAGCCGCGCTCGAAGCGGCCGCTGCCGCTTTTCCTGCCTGGAAGAAACGAACCGCCTGGGAGCGGGCCGCCGTGCTCAAAAGGGCGGCGGAAAAAATCCGCAACCGCGTCGATGAGATCGCCCGCACGCTCACGCTGGAACAAGGGAAACCCTTGGCCGAGTCGCAGGGAGAGATCCGCCAGGCCGCCGATACGTTTGAGTGGTTCGCCGAAGAAGCGAAGCGTAACTACGGCCGGCTGATCCCGGAGTCGCTCCCGGGCCGCCGGCATTTGACCGTGTCGCATCCAGTAGGCGTCGTCGGCACGATCACCCCGTTCAACTTCCCCGTCACCCTGCAGGCGCGCAAGATGGCCCCGGCCCTGGCCGCCGGTTGTACGGTCGTCGCCAAGCCCGCCAGCCAGACGCCGCTGAGCCTGATCCAGCTGTTCGAATGCCTGGCCGAGGCCGAATTTCCCGACGGCGTGGTGAACATGGTGATCGGGTCGGCGAAGGAAATTTCCGCCGAGTTCCTGGAGAACCCGATCTGTCGCAAGATCAGCTTTACCGGCTCCACGCCGGTCGGCAAAGAGCTGATGCGGGGCTGTGCCGACCAGGTGAAGCATATCAGCCTGGAACTGGGCGGCCATGCGCCGTTTATCGTCTGCCCCGATGCAGACCCGGAGATCGCCGCCAAAATCGCCGTCACGGGCAAGTTCCGCAACAACGGACAGGTCTGCATCTGTCCCACCCGGTTCTATGTGCACTCCGAGTTGGCGGAGCCGTTCGCCGAGGCGGCCGTGCGACTGGCCGGTAATCTCAAACTGGGGAACGGCCTCGACGAAGGCGTGGAGATCGGCCCCATGTTCGAAGCCTCGGCCCTCGAGAAAACGATCGGACTGGTGGATGACGCCCGTTCCAAAGGCGCCCAGGTGCTGTCCGGCGGCCAGCGTTCCCAGAAGTTCCAGCAAGGCTATTTCTACGAGCCGACCGTGCTGTCCCATCTGTCGCCCGACTCCCGAATGTTAGAAGAAGAGCCGTTTGCTCCCGTCATGCCGCTGATCGATTTTGACAACCTCGACGACGTGATCGCGGCCGCCAACAACACCCGTTATGGCCTGGCGGCTTATGCCTTTACCAACGATCTATCGACCGCCTGGCGTTTGGCGGAAGGACTTGAGGCCGGCATCATCGGCATCAATGATCCGGCTCCGACCATGGTGCAGTGCCCGTTTGGCGGC